The Pan paniscus chromosome 1, NHGRI_mPanPan1-v2.0_pri, whole genome shotgun sequence genome has a segment encoding these proteins:
- the CSF3R gene encoding granulocyte colony-stimulating factor receptor isoform X3 has translation MARLGTCSLTWAALIILLLPGSLEECGHISVSAPIVHLGDPITASCIIKQNCSHLDPEPQILWRLGAELQPGGRQQRLSDGTQESIITLPHLNHTQAFLSCCLNWGNSLQILDQVELRAGYPPAIPHNLSCLMNLTTSSLICQWEPGPETHLPTSFTLKSFKSRGNCQTQGDSILDCVPKDGQSHCSIPRRHLLLYQNMGIWVQAENALGTSMSPQLCLDPMDVVKLEPPMLRTMDPSPEAAPPQAGCLQLCWEPWQPGLHINQKCELRHKPQRAEANWALVGPLPLEALQYELCGLLPATAYTLQIRCIRWPLPGHWSDWSPSLELRTTEWAPTVRLDTWWRQRQLDPRTVQLFWKPVPLEEDSGRIQGYVVSWRPSGQAGAILPLCNTTELSCTFHLPSEAQEVALVAYNSAGTSRPTPVVFSESRGPALTRLHAMARDPHSLWVGWEPPSPWPQGYVIEWGLGPPSASNSNKTWRMEQNGRATGFLLKENIRPFQLYEITVTPLYQDTMGPSQHVYAYSQEMAPSHAPELHLKHIGKTWAQLEWVPEPPELGKSPLTHYTIFCTNAQNQSFSAILNASSRGFVLHGLEPASLYHIHLMAASQAGATNSTVLTLMTLTPEGSELHIILGLFGLLLLLTCLCGTAWLCCSPNRKNPLWPSVPDPAHSSLGSWVPTVMEEDAFQLPGLGTPPITKLTVLEEDEKKPVPWESHNSSETCGLPTLVQTYVLQGDPRAASTQPQSQSGTSDQAGPPRRSAYFKDQIMLHPAPPNGLLCLFPITSVL, from the exons ATGGCAAGGCTGGGAACCTGCAGCCTGACTTGGGCTGCCCTGATCATCCTGCTGCTCCCCGGAA GTCTGGAGGAGTGCGGGCACATCAGTGTCTCAGCCCCCATCGTCCACCTGGGGGATCCCATCACAGCCTCCTGCATCATCAAGCAGAACTGCAGCCATCTGGACCCGGAGCCACAGATTCTGTGGAGACTGGGAGCAGAGCTTCAGCCCGGGGGCAGGCAGCAGCGTCTGTCTGATGGGACCCAGGAATCTATCATCACCCTGCCCCACCTCAACCACACTCAGgcctttctctcctgctgcctgaACTGGGGCAACAGCCTGCAGATCCTGGACCAGGTTGAGCTGCGCGCAGGCT ACCCTCCAGCCATACCCCACAACCTCTCCTGCCTCATGAACCTCACAACCAGCAGCCTCATCTGCCAGTGGGAGCCAGGACCTGAGACCCACCTACCCACCAGCTTCACTCTGAAGAGCTTCAA GAGCCGGGGCAACTGTCAGACCCAAGGGGACTCCATCCTGGACTGCGTGCCCAAGGACGGGCAGAGCCACTGCTCCATCCCACGCAGACACCTGCTGTTGTACCAGAATATGGGCATCTGGGTGCAGGCGGAGAACGCGCTGGGGACCAGCATGTCCCCACAACTGTGCCTTGATCCCATGGACGTTG TGAAACTGGAGCCCCCCATGCTGCGGACCATGGACCCCAGCCCTGAAGCAGCCCCTCCCCAGGCAGGCTGCCTACAGCTGTGCTGGGAGCCATGGCAGCCAGGCCTGCACATAAATCAGAAGTGTGAGCTGCGCCACAAGCCGCAGCGTGCAGAAGCCAACTGGGCACTG GTGGGCCCCCTCCCCTTGGAGGCCCTTCAGTATGAGCTCTGCGGGCTCCTCCCAGCCACGGCCTACACCCTGCAGATACGCTGCATCCGCTGGCCCCTGCCTGGCCACTGGAGCGACTGGAGCCCCAGCCTGGAGCTGAGAACTACCGAATGGG CCCCCACTGTCAGACTGGACACATGGTGGCGGCAGAGGCAGCTGGACCCCAGGACAGTGCAGCTGTTCTGGAAG CCAGTGCCCCTGGAGGAAGACAGCGGACGGATCCAAGGTTATGTGGTTTCTTGGAGACCCTCAGGCCAGGCTGGGGCCATCCTGCCCCTCTGCAACACCACAGAGCTCAGCTGCACCTTCCACCTGCCTTCAGAAGCCCAGGAGGTGGCCCTTGTGGCCTATAACTCAGCCGGGACCTCTCGTCCCACCCCGGTGGTCTTCTCAGAAAGCAGAG gcccagccctgACAAGACTCCATGCCATGGCCCGAGACCCTCACAGCCTCTGGGTAGGCTGGGAGCCCCCCAGTCCATGGCCTCAGGGCTATGTGATTGAGTGGGGCCTGGGCCCCCCCAGCGCGAGCAATAGCAACAAGACCTGGAGGATGGAACAGAATGGGAGAGCCACGGGGTTTCTGCTGAAGG AGAACATCAGGCCCTTTCAGCTCTATGAGATCACCGTGACTCCCTTGTACCAGGACACCATGGGACCCTCCCAGCATGTCTATGCCTACTCCCAAGAAATGG CTCCCTCCCATGCCCCAGAGCTGCATCTAAAGCACATTGGCAAGACCTGGGCACAGCTGGAGTGGGTGCCTGAGCCCCCTGAGCTGGGGAAGAGCCCCCTTACCCACTACACCATCTTCTGTACCAACGCTCAGAACCAGTCCTTCT CCGCCATCCTGAATGCCTCCTCCCGTGGCTTTGTCCTCCATGGCCTGGAGCCCGCCAGTCTGTATCACATCCACCTCATGGCTGCCAGCCAGGCTGGGGCCACCAACAGTACAGTCCTCACCCTGATGACCTTGACCCCAG AGGGGTCGGAGCTACACATCATCCTGGGCCTGTTCGGCCTCCTGCTGTTGCTCACCTGCCTCTGTGGAACTGCCTGGCTCTGCTGCAGCCCCAA CAGGAAGAATCCCCTCTGGCCAAGTGTCCCAGAcccagctcacagcagcctgggCTCCTGGGTGCCCACAGTCATGGAGGAG GATGCCTTCCAGCTGCCCGGCCTTGGCACGCCACCCATCACCAAGCTCACAGTGCTGGAGGAGGATGAGAAGAAGCCGGTGCCCTGGGAGTCCCATAACAGCTCAGAGACCTGTGGCCTCCCTACTCTGGTCCAGACCTATGTGCTCCAGGGGGACCCAAGAGCAGCTTCCACCCAGCCCCAATCCCAGTCTGGCACCAGCGATCAG GCTGGGCCTCCCAGGCGATCTGCATACTTCAAGGACCAGATCATGCTCCATCCAGCCCCACCCAACGGGCTTTTGTGCTTGTTTCCTATAACTTCAGTATTGTAA
- the CSF3R gene encoding granulocyte colony-stimulating factor receptor isoform X2 has translation MARLGTCSLTWAALIILLLPGSLEECGHISVSAPIVHLGDPITASCIIKQNCSHLDPEPQILWRLGAELQPGGRQQRLSDGTQESIITLPHLNHTQAFLSCCLNWGNSLQILDQVELRAGYPPAIPHNLSCLMNLTTSSLICQWEPGPETHLPTSFTLKSFKSRGNCQTQGDSILDCVPKDGQSHCSIPRRHLLLYQNMGIWVQAENALGTSMSPQLCLDPMDVVKLEPPMLRTMDPSPEAAPPQAGCLQLCWEPWQPGLHINQKCELRHKPQRAEANWALVGPLPLEALQYELCGLLPATAYTLQIRCIRWPLPGHWSDWSPSLELRTTEWAPTVRLDTWWRQRQLDPRTVQLFWKPVPLEEDSGRIQGYVVSWRPSGQAGAILPLCNTTELSCTFHLPSEAQEVALVAYNSAGTSRPTPVVFSESRGPALTRLHAMARDPHSLWVGWEPPSPWPQGYVIEWGLGPPSASNSNKTWRMEQNGRATGFLLKENIRPFQLYEITVTPLYQDTMGPSQHVYAYSQEMAPSHAPELHLKHIGKTWAQLEWVPEPPELGKSPLTHYTIFCTNAQNQSFSAILNASSRGFVLHGLEPASLYHIHLMAASQAGATNSTVLTLMTLTPEGSELHIILGLFGLLLLLTCLCGTAWLCCSPKKNPLWPSVPDPAHSSLGSWVPTVMEEDAFQLPGLGTPPITKLTVLEEDEKKPVPWESHNSSETCGLPTLVQTYVLQGDPRAASTQPQSQSGTSDQVLYGQLLGSPTSPGPGHYLRCDSTQPLLAGLTPSPKSYENLWFQASPLGTLVTPAPSQEDDCVFGPLLNFPLLQGIRVHGMEALGSF, from the exons ATGGCAAGGCTGGGAACCTGCAGCCTGACTTGGGCTGCCCTGATCATCCTGCTGCTCCCCGGAA GTCTGGAGGAGTGCGGGCACATCAGTGTCTCAGCCCCCATCGTCCACCTGGGGGATCCCATCACAGCCTCCTGCATCATCAAGCAGAACTGCAGCCATCTGGACCCGGAGCCACAGATTCTGTGGAGACTGGGAGCAGAGCTTCAGCCCGGGGGCAGGCAGCAGCGTCTGTCTGATGGGACCCAGGAATCTATCATCACCCTGCCCCACCTCAACCACACTCAGgcctttctctcctgctgcctgaACTGGGGCAACAGCCTGCAGATCCTGGACCAGGTTGAGCTGCGCGCAGGCT ACCCTCCAGCCATACCCCACAACCTCTCCTGCCTCATGAACCTCACAACCAGCAGCCTCATCTGCCAGTGGGAGCCAGGACCTGAGACCCACCTACCCACCAGCTTCACTCTGAAGAGCTTCAA GAGCCGGGGCAACTGTCAGACCCAAGGGGACTCCATCCTGGACTGCGTGCCCAAGGACGGGCAGAGCCACTGCTCCATCCCACGCAGACACCTGCTGTTGTACCAGAATATGGGCATCTGGGTGCAGGCGGAGAACGCGCTGGGGACCAGCATGTCCCCACAACTGTGCCTTGATCCCATGGACGTTG TGAAACTGGAGCCCCCCATGCTGCGGACCATGGACCCCAGCCCTGAAGCAGCCCCTCCCCAGGCAGGCTGCCTACAGCTGTGCTGGGAGCCATGGCAGCCAGGCCTGCACATAAATCAGAAGTGTGAGCTGCGCCACAAGCCGCAGCGTGCAGAAGCCAACTGGGCACTG GTGGGCCCCCTCCCCTTGGAGGCCCTTCAGTATGAGCTCTGCGGGCTCCTCCCAGCCACGGCCTACACCCTGCAGATACGCTGCATCCGCTGGCCCCTGCCTGGCCACTGGAGCGACTGGAGCCCCAGCCTGGAGCTGAGAACTACCGAATGGG CCCCCACTGTCAGACTGGACACATGGTGGCGGCAGAGGCAGCTGGACCCCAGGACAGTGCAGCTGTTCTGGAAG CCAGTGCCCCTGGAGGAAGACAGCGGACGGATCCAAGGTTATGTGGTTTCTTGGAGACCCTCAGGCCAGGCTGGGGCCATCCTGCCCCTCTGCAACACCACAGAGCTCAGCTGCACCTTCCACCTGCCTTCAGAAGCCCAGGAGGTGGCCCTTGTGGCCTATAACTCAGCCGGGACCTCTCGTCCCACCCCGGTGGTCTTCTCAGAAAGCAGAG gcccagccctgACAAGACTCCATGCCATGGCCCGAGACCCTCACAGCCTCTGGGTAGGCTGGGAGCCCCCCAGTCCATGGCCTCAGGGCTATGTGATTGAGTGGGGCCTGGGCCCCCCCAGCGCGAGCAATAGCAACAAGACCTGGAGGATGGAACAGAATGGGAGAGCCACGGGGTTTCTGCTGAAGG AGAACATCAGGCCCTTTCAGCTCTATGAGATCACCGTGACTCCCTTGTACCAGGACACCATGGGACCCTCCCAGCATGTCTATGCCTACTCCCAAGAAATGG CTCCCTCCCATGCCCCAGAGCTGCATCTAAAGCACATTGGCAAGACCTGGGCACAGCTGGAGTGGGTGCCTGAGCCCCCTGAGCTGGGGAAGAGCCCCCTTACCCACTACACCATCTTCTGTACCAACGCTCAGAACCAGTCCTTCT CCGCCATCCTGAATGCCTCCTCCCGTGGCTTTGTCCTCCATGGCCTGGAGCCCGCCAGTCTGTATCACATCCACCTCATGGCTGCCAGCCAGGCTGGGGCCACCAACAGTACAGTCCTCACCCTGATGACCTTGACCCCAG AGGGGTCGGAGCTACACATCATCCTGGGCCTGTTCGGCCTCCTGCTGTTGCTCACCTGCCTCTGTGGAACTGCCTGGCTCTGCTGCAGCCCCAA GAAGAATCCCCTCTGGCCAAGTGTCCCAGAcccagctcacagcagcctgggCTCCTGGGTGCCCACAGTCATGGAGGAG GATGCCTTCCAGCTGCCCGGCCTTGGCACGCCACCCATCACCAAGCTCACAGTGCTGGAGGAGGATGAGAAGAAGCCGGTGCCCTGGGAGTCCCATAACAGCTCAGAGACCTGTGGCCTCCCTACTCTGGTCCAGACCTATGTGCTCCAGGGGGACCCAAGAGCAGCTTCCACCCAGCCCCAATCCCAGTCTGGCACCAGCGATCAGGTCCTTTATGGGCAGCTGCTGGGCAGCCCCACAAGCCCAGGGCCAGGGCACTATCTCCGCTGTGACTCCACTCAGCCTCTCTTGGCGGGCCTCACCCCCAGCCCCAAGTCCTATGAGAACCTCTGGTTCCAGGCCAGCCCCTTGGGGACCCTGGTAACCCCAGCCCCAAGCCAGGAGGACGACTGTGTCTTTGGGCCACTGCTCAACTTCCCCCTCCTGCAGGGGATCCGGGTCCATGGGATGGAGGCGCTGGGGAGCTTCTAG
- the MRPS15 gene encoding small ribosomal subunit protein uS15m, with protein MLRVAWRTLSLIRTQAVTQALVPGLPGGGSAKFPFNQWGLQPRSLLLQAARGYVIRKPAQSRLDDDPPPSTLLKDYQNVPGIEKVDDVVKRLLSLEMANKKEMLKIKQEQFMKKIVANPEDTRSLEARIIALSVKIRSYEEHLEKHRKDKAHKRYLLMSIDQRKKMLKNLRNTNYDVFEKICLGLGIEYTFPPLYYRRAHRRFVTKKALCIRVFQETQKLKKRRRALKAAAAAQKQAKRRNPDSPAKAIPKTLKDSQ; from the exons ATGCTGAGGGTCGCGTGGAGGACGCTGAGTTTGATTCGGACCCAGGCAGTTACCCAGGCCCTAGTACCCGGGCTGCCGGGCGGTGGGAGCGCCAAGTTTCCTTTCAACCAGTGGGGCCTGCAGCCTCGAA GTCTCCTCCTCCAGGCGGCGCGCGGATATGTCATCCGGAAACCAG CCCAGTCTAGGCTGGATGATGACCCACCTCCTTCTACGCTGCTCAAAGACTACCAGAATGTCCCTGGAATTGAGAA GGTTGATGATGTCGTGAAAAGACTCTTGTCTTTGGAAATGGCCAACAAG AAGGAGATGCTAAAAATCAAGCAAGAACAGTTTATGAAGAAGATTGTTGCAAACCCGGAGGACACCAGATCCCTGGAGGCTCGAA TTATTGCCTTGTCTGTCAAGATCCGCAGTTATGAAGAACACTTGGAGAAACATCGAAAG GACAAAGCCCACAAACGCTATCTGCTAATGAGCATTGACCAGAGGAAAAAGATGCTCAAAAACCTCCGTAACACCAACTATGATGTCTTTGAGAAGATATGCTTGGGGCTGGGGATTGAGTACACCTTCCCCCCTCTGTATTACCGAAGAGCCCACCGCCGATTCGTGACCAAGAAGGCTCTGTGCATTCGG GTTTTCCAGGAGACTCAAAAGCTGAAGAAGCGACGAAGAGCCTTAAAGGCTGCAGCAGCAGCCCAAAAACAAGCAAAGCGGAGGAACCCAGACAGCCCTGCCAAAGCCATACCAAAGACACTCAAAGACAGCCAATAA
- the CSF3R gene encoding granulocyte colony-stimulating factor receptor isoform X1 codes for MARLGTCSLTWAALIILLLPGSLEECGHISVSAPIVHLGDPITASCIIKQNCSHLDPEPQILWRLGAELQPGGRQQRLSDGTQESIITLPHLNHTQAFLSCCLNWGNSLQILDQVELRAGYPPAIPHNLSCLMNLTTSSLICQWEPGPETHLPTSFTLKSFKSRGNCQTQGDSILDCVPKDGQSHCSIPRRHLLLYQNMGIWVQAENALGTSMSPQLCLDPMDVVKLEPPMLRTMDPSPEAAPPQAGCLQLCWEPWQPGLHINQKCELRHKPQRAEANWALVGPLPLEALQYELCGLLPATAYTLQIRCIRWPLPGHWSDWSPSLELRTTEWAPTVRLDTWWRQRQLDPRTVQLFWKPVPLEEDSGRIQGYVVSWRPSGQAGAILPLCNTTELSCTFHLPSEAQEVALVAYNSAGTSRPTPVVFSESRGPALTRLHAMARDPHSLWVGWEPPSPWPQGYVIEWGLGPPSASNSNKTWRMEQNGRATGFLLKENIRPFQLYEITVTPLYQDTMGPSQHVYAYSQEMAPSHAPELHLKHIGKTWAQLEWVPEPPELGKSPLTHYTIFCTNAQNQSFSAILNASSRGFVLHGLEPASLYHIHLMAASQAGATNSTVLTLMTLTPEGSELHIILGLFGLLLLLTCLCGTAWLCCSPNRKNPLWPSVPDPAHSSLGSWVPTVMEEDAFQLPGLGTPPITKLTVLEEDEKKPVPWESHNSSETCGLPTLVQTYVLQGDPRAASTQPQSQSGTSDQVLYGQLLGSPTSPGPGHYLRCDSTQPLLAGLTPSPKSYENLWFQASPLGTLVTPAPSQEDDCVFGPLLNFPLLQGIRVHGMEALGSF; via the exons ATGGCAAGGCTGGGAACCTGCAGCCTGACTTGGGCTGCCCTGATCATCCTGCTGCTCCCCGGAA GTCTGGAGGAGTGCGGGCACATCAGTGTCTCAGCCCCCATCGTCCACCTGGGGGATCCCATCACAGCCTCCTGCATCATCAAGCAGAACTGCAGCCATCTGGACCCGGAGCCACAGATTCTGTGGAGACTGGGAGCAGAGCTTCAGCCCGGGGGCAGGCAGCAGCGTCTGTCTGATGGGACCCAGGAATCTATCATCACCCTGCCCCACCTCAACCACACTCAGgcctttctctcctgctgcctgaACTGGGGCAACAGCCTGCAGATCCTGGACCAGGTTGAGCTGCGCGCAGGCT ACCCTCCAGCCATACCCCACAACCTCTCCTGCCTCATGAACCTCACAACCAGCAGCCTCATCTGCCAGTGGGAGCCAGGACCTGAGACCCACCTACCCACCAGCTTCACTCTGAAGAGCTTCAA GAGCCGGGGCAACTGTCAGACCCAAGGGGACTCCATCCTGGACTGCGTGCCCAAGGACGGGCAGAGCCACTGCTCCATCCCACGCAGACACCTGCTGTTGTACCAGAATATGGGCATCTGGGTGCAGGCGGAGAACGCGCTGGGGACCAGCATGTCCCCACAACTGTGCCTTGATCCCATGGACGTTG TGAAACTGGAGCCCCCCATGCTGCGGACCATGGACCCCAGCCCTGAAGCAGCCCCTCCCCAGGCAGGCTGCCTACAGCTGTGCTGGGAGCCATGGCAGCCAGGCCTGCACATAAATCAGAAGTGTGAGCTGCGCCACAAGCCGCAGCGTGCAGAAGCCAACTGGGCACTG GTGGGCCCCCTCCCCTTGGAGGCCCTTCAGTATGAGCTCTGCGGGCTCCTCCCAGCCACGGCCTACACCCTGCAGATACGCTGCATCCGCTGGCCCCTGCCTGGCCACTGGAGCGACTGGAGCCCCAGCCTGGAGCTGAGAACTACCGAATGGG CCCCCACTGTCAGACTGGACACATGGTGGCGGCAGAGGCAGCTGGACCCCAGGACAGTGCAGCTGTTCTGGAAG CCAGTGCCCCTGGAGGAAGACAGCGGACGGATCCAAGGTTATGTGGTTTCTTGGAGACCCTCAGGCCAGGCTGGGGCCATCCTGCCCCTCTGCAACACCACAGAGCTCAGCTGCACCTTCCACCTGCCTTCAGAAGCCCAGGAGGTGGCCCTTGTGGCCTATAACTCAGCCGGGACCTCTCGTCCCACCCCGGTGGTCTTCTCAGAAAGCAGAG gcccagccctgACAAGACTCCATGCCATGGCCCGAGACCCTCACAGCCTCTGGGTAGGCTGGGAGCCCCCCAGTCCATGGCCTCAGGGCTATGTGATTGAGTGGGGCCTGGGCCCCCCCAGCGCGAGCAATAGCAACAAGACCTGGAGGATGGAACAGAATGGGAGAGCCACGGGGTTTCTGCTGAAGG AGAACATCAGGCCCTTTCAGCTCTATGAGATCACCGTGACTCCCTTGTACCAGGACACCATGGGACCCTCCCAGCATGTCTATGCCTACTCCCAAGAAATGG CTCCCTCCCATGCCCCAGAGCTGCATCTAAAGCACATTGGCAAGACCTGGGCACAGCTGGAGTGGGTGCCTGAGCCCCCTGAGCTGGGGAAGAGCCCCCTTACCCACTACACCATCTTCTGTACCAACGCTCAGAACCAGTCCTTCT CCGCCATCCTGAATGCCTCCTCCCGTGGCTTTGTCCTCCATGGCCTGGAGCCCGCCAGTCTGTATCACATCCACCTCATGGCTGCCAGCCAGGCTGGGGCCACCAACAGTACAGTCCTCACCCTGATGACCTTGACCCCAG AGGGGTCGGAGCTACACATCATCCTGGGCCTGTTCGGCCTCCTGCTGTTGCTCACCTGCCTCTGTGGAACTGCCTGGCTCTGCTGCAGCCCCAA CAGGAAGAATCCCCTCTGGCCAAGTGTCCCAGAcccagctcacagcagcctgggCTCCTGGGTGCCCACAGTCATGGAGGAG GATGCCTTCCAGCTGCCCGGCCTTGGCACGCCACCCATCACCAAGCTCACAGTGCTGGAGGAGGATGAGAAGAAGCCGGTGCCCTGGGAGTCCCATAACAGCTCAGAGACCTGTGGCCTCCCTACTCTGGTCCAGACCTATGTGCTCCAGGGGGACCCAAGAGCAGCTTCCACCCAGCCCCAATCCCAGTCTGGCACCAGCGATCAGGTCCTTTATGGGCAGCTGCTGGGCAGCCCCACAAGCCCAGGGCCAGGGCACTATCTCCGCTGTGACTCCACTCAGCCTCTCTTGGCGGGCCTCACCCCCAGCCCCAAGTCCTATGAGAACCTCTGGTTCCAGGCCAGCCCCTTGGGGACCCTGGTAACCCCAGCCCCAAGCCAGGAGGACGACTGTGTCTTTGGGCCACTGCTCAACTTCCCCCTCCTGCAGGGGATCCGGGTCCATGGGATGGAGGCGCTGGGGAGCTTCTAG